AATTTGTGGTGTCCTTGTCCACTAAAATTAACGCTTTCATCTTTGCCAATGTTAAAACCACCACCCCAATTGATGACATGATTTTGATCCTTGCCGTTACCGTGGATATTCATATTTCCACCGCCACTAGTGATGCTTCCACCACCTTGAACGAATTTTCCACCTGATGGTAAAGCGAGTGCTTGACTGTAAAGCATAGAGCTTGCTACAAAGCTAAGTATAAGATGTCTTTTTAAATTTAGTTTTTTTGGCATAAAATCCTCCAAATAAAAATTAAATATTTACATTAACATTAATATGGGGGGGGGGTATTGCTTATATGCCCCTATACTAAAGCATTTTTATAGAATATAAAGATAATTTTATCATTTTAAATATTAAATTAATATAAATAGTTAATTAATGAGTTTAACTATTTAAATAAATTTTTAATTTTAATTTATTTTATTTAAAAATTATTATTTTAATTTAATAAAAATTATTATTTATGATTTGAAGTAGAAATCAAGATTTTTTTAATAAAATATATCTATTATTATAAAAATTATATTTTTAGGACTATTAATGAATTTTAAATCATTCGATCTTTCTAGCAATGAACGCCCAAAAGCCAAAAAAATACAAGGTAAAAAATACGAAATATTTCTTAATGAAAACAAGCTTTCTCATAATTTTAAAGTGTCTTTTAAAGAAGTTTTAAAGTATTATTATCTTTATCCAAAAGATGCTATTGTTACTTTTAAACTTCCTTTTTTAAAACCAAATTTAAGTCATTTTCATACTCCACACATCACTTGGCTTGGACACTCATCGCTTTTTGTGAGTTATAAAAAATACAAAATTTTAATCGATCCTGTCTTTAATACCCATGCTTCGCCTTTTTCTTTTATCAACAAGGCTTTTAAAAATGCACCGCTTTTTTGCGCAAATGATTTTGATGAAATTTTCGCTGTAATTATCACGCATTCGCATTTTGATCATTTAGATGAAAAAAGCGTAAAAGCCCTAAAAGAAAAAGCACAATTTTTCATCACACCTTTAAAAGTGGGAAATTATCTAAAAAGCTATGGAGTGAGTGAGAAAAAAATCATCGAGCTTGATTGGTGGAGTGGGATAGAGTTTAATGATATAAAAATCACCGCAACACCCGCACAGCACAACTCAAGTAGAGGTGATGGCAAAAACAAAAGCCTTTGGGCTTCTTTTGTGATAGAATTTTTAAGCGTAAATAAAAAAGTATTTTTTAGTGGGGACGGAGGATATTTTACGCATTTTGAAAAAATTGGCACCTTTTTTGGTGATTTTGATTTAGTCTGCCTTGAAAGCGGACAATTTAATACTGCTTGGCCATATTCTCATTCTTTTCCTGAGCAAATTTTAAAAGAAGCTAAAGATCTTAATGCAAAAGCTTTAATGCCTATACATTGGGGGAGATTTCTAGCAGGAACTCACGCGTGGAATGAAGTTGTAAAATTTCTTTATGAAAACCTAAATTTACCACTTATCACGCCAAAAATGGGTGAAGCTTATGAAATAGGAAGTGAGTTTGAGCAAGATTTTTGGTGGAGAAGTTAAAATAGGCAAAAAACTTAAAAAGAATTTTCGCAAAATTAGAGCAGGCGATACCTTGAGTGATTTTTACTCTTAAAGCTCACATATATAAGATAAATTTGATTTTCTAAATTAAAAGCTTCTATGTAGTAAGTATAATCCATAGAATATCGGTAGTATTTGTAAGTTATTTTCATACTTATTCTATCTGCGTTGCTTATTTTATTTTTTGTTAAAGAGCTAAGATTGGCTTTAATTTCTCCAAGAGGAATATCTTTTATCATTTCTTCTATGCTAGTGTTTTTTTGCTTTTTTGGGTAGTTTTATGCTATCAAACTCAAAATTTCCTAAATTTGATTTTATCTTTTAAATAAGACGAAATTTTCTATCTATATCTGTTAGATTATAACAATTTTCATCAAAAAACAAGCGGTATAAAGAGCTTGTTGGTATTTTTATCAAATACATATATTTTCACGCTTTCTTTATCACCTTTAGTAGTAATCAAATCGGAAATGTTAATGGTTTTTGTGTTTTCGCTGATTTTAAAATTTATAGCTAAAAGCTTAAAATCGATTTGTTTTTCACGAACTTTTTTAATGTTAAAGACAATATGATGATATGGGTCTCTACCTTTTTTTGCAAGCACTCTTCATCACTCTTGCAAAGCAATACTTTATAATAATGTTTATCTAAATTTAGCCTTTTGCTCAAACAATTTTTATAAAAATCAAATTGTTCTTGCATATTTTCTTGCGAATGTGCTTTTAACTCTTTATCGCAAGTAAAATCTTTTGCATTTAAATTTAAAAATATAAAAAATATTAACACAAGTCTATATATTTATTTTTCCATTTTGATAAAATTTAGCCTATTTTATCAAAATTAAAGGGAAGAAATGAAAATTACAAATTGGAGCAAGGCTGAATTTAGTCCAAATGAAGTTAAAATCAATGTTTTAATCGATAATGAGAGTGGTAAAGAAATCCAAATTTTACTTGCCAAAGGAAGTATAATGAAAGAGCATAAGGCCCCATTTTCTATCCATGTGCAAGTTTTAAGCGGAAAAATTATTTTCGAAGTAGAGAATCAAAAACTAGAATTAAATACACTAGATATGATAAGTCTAAATGCTAATGTGCCTCATTCTTTAAGTGCTTTAGAAGATTCTATAATAAGACTTAGCTTAAACAAATTTGATAAATTTCAAAGAGTGAGTGCGGTGCTTAAAAAACCTTAATTTTTTGATATAATCTTGCTTTTTATTTTTAAAAGGAGTATAAATGGATGAAAAATTAACAATGTATTCAAACATCAAAAAGGTAAAACAAAAGGTTGCAATTTTTTATGTCTCAAGTGTTTTATCGGGCACGCCTTATCTTGGCTTTATCTTTGCTATAGGTGCTATGGTGGCACAATTTATGTTTTGTTATGATTTAAGTAAACTTTCACAAAGCAAAAGTTTGTTTAGAAATGCCCTTGTTGTTCTTGCTTGTAATGCTTTTTTAAGCTTACTTGGAATTGTTTTTACTTTAACTTTTGATGCTGAAAGTTTTGATACTGATTTTGAAAGAATCATCTTCAATCTTGATCTTTCGATGCTGATTTTTTATATAATGTTTGCTTTAATTTTACTGTTAATGGCTACTATTTTTTTGTATTTTGTTTATAAAAAGTTAAGTTTTATTACTAATCAAAAATTTTTATTTTTGGGTTATATATTAAGCGTTTTAGGTTTTGGTTTGATGACAATATCTGTGTTTGTATTTTTAGCTACATACATATACAATAATGAAAGTATTGCATTTTTATCTTTATTTATTTTTATCGCGTTGATTGGTGTTATTATTGGCATAGTGGGACTTATCTTACAAATCATTGGCTGGGTAAATTTTAAAGATTTAAGAAATTCACAAAACGGGGAGTGGATTTTTAAATACGAATGGTTTTTTATGGATAACAAAAAGCTAAGTGAAAATGAAAAAGCATAAAAATTTATGCTTTTTTCGAGTCATTTTAATAAACAAAATCTTGTTCGTTCTCTAAAGCCTGAGTTTCTTTTTTATGCTCAAATTTAAATACACCCGCATCTTCGGCACTTAAAGCCTTAGCATTTAGACCCTCTATTAAAAGTCCTGCGCTATCCTTTAATGCATAAACTTTACCATCTTGATTTAAAGCTAAAAATTCACCTATTTTTTCTTCATAATCCAAAGTGCCGATTTGCTCGTTATTTTGAGTGTTTGAATTGGAAACATAAGAAGTAATATTGTAAGAAAATTTTTGATTTAAATAATCCTCTAGTTTTTTTTGTCCACTATTTGATTCCATAGTTTTAGAATAAAAATGCGGAGTAATTTGACAAGGAAGCATTTTTAAACAATTAAAAGTCTTGATTTCTACAATAGGCATATCTGTAGCAGTTTTAATGGTATCACTAGCTGCTGCAGCACCCGTCCCCCAACCAATATAAGGAGTTCCTGAAAAAACTTTTTCTCTAATTAAACGGATAATATCACTATCATATAAATCACGCATTAAAACAAACAAATTTCCTTCACCAATAGCAATAGCATCAGCATTTTTAATGCTTTGTATAGGATTTTCATGATGAAGGCTTTTAA
This genomic interval from Campylobacter sp. CCS1377 contains the following:
- a CDS encoding MBL fold metallo-hydrolase — translated: MNFKSFDLSSNERPKAKKIQGKKYEIFLNENKLSHNFKVSFKEVLKYYYLYPKDAIVTFKLPFLKPNLSHFHTPHITWLGHSSLFVSYKKYKILIDPVFNTHASPFSFINKAFKNAPLFCANDFDEIFAVIITHSHFDHLDEKSVKALKEKAQFFITPLKVGNYLKSYGVSEKKIIELDWWSGIEFNDIKITATPAQHNSSRGDGKNKSLWASFVIEFLSVNKKVFFSGDGGYFTHFEKIGTFFGDFDLVCLESGQFNTAWPYSHSFPEQILKEAKDLNAKALMPIHWGRFLAGTHAWNEVVKFLYENLNLPLITPKMGEAYEIGSEFEQDFWWRS
- a CDS encoding cupin domain-containing protein is translated as MKITNWSKAEFSPNEVKINVLIDNESGKEIQILLAKGSIMKEHKAPFSIHVQVLSGKIIFEVENQKLELNTLDMISLNANVPHSLSALEDSIIRLSLNKFDKFQRVSAVLKKP
- the pepE gene encoding dipeptidase PepE: MKRRELLKIGALGLGALALQGFSIEAQRNVIDRSKVNALLLSSLSYNGMAYFEHAKAWLIDFVQKNQLQGKKITFIPYGVLSENFSAYEKFIQQQLAFLNVEIKSLHHENPIQSIKNADAIAIGEGNLFVLMRDLYDSDIIRLIREKVFSGTPYIGWGTGAAAASDTIKTATDMPIVEIKTFNCLKMLPCQITPHFYSKTMESNSGQKKLEDYLNQKFSYNITSYVSNSNTQNNEQIGTLDYEEKIGEFLALNQDGKVYALKDSAGLLIEGLNAKALSAEDAGVFKFEHKKETQALENEQDFVY